A genomic window from Pecten maximus chromosome 4, xPecMax1.1, whole genome shotgun sequence includes:
- the LOC117326025 gene encoding ergothioneine biosynthesis protein 1-like, with translation MTLSILTGKLTFDSLRPPDLTCCTKRQLRDYFENGYDLNESLFTALREESTFYTCPDRLRLPLIFYFAHTASVYVNKLMLAGLLKERIDLEFETMFETGVDEMSWDDTENYRMGGSYQWPSLDKVVEYRRTVRNVILKMIQDTPLELPITMDSPLWALLMGMEHERIHIETSSVLIRQLPVSMVTKPNGWVYGPLKHGKKVKTNPLITVDAKTVTFGKPENFPSFGWDNEYGEITYNVPKFEASKFPVTNGQFLKFVQDGGYNNRAYWTAEGWEWRTFRQAQHPTFWTCDKGCKSSCGSALASYSHCTPRISNGTSNGYTNKDTVPYRYRAMFDEINMPLDWPVDVIYHEARAYCAWKGPDFRLPTEAEYQAMKGHELPTSCGVKCDTIFQENSSDNNNLLYGSSTPVNMNAASDLGFHDLYGNVWEWTEDHFNGFNGFKAHFLYDDYSSPCCDGRHNVMLNGSWISTGSYGSKFTRLSFRRHFMQHCGFRMARSLTKTKGKIDIPVAILDMVDDQDIPETIDSTKYALKRSGTTNIQFNYDSKEALAGILEQEFGYRDALPCVVADLCRSYTRTYRCGTKSAAWFGSGSGRGPMLLSSTFTNILAVDYSGKFIDAALRLQRGEEVPFTGPDGQPTSASVTGASQNVNFKQFTWVPNETGKHNLVVMTFLERTLTPKAWLVRMWEIIEDAGIVVIVSEDETWGRDALAPHLENRLKCVCVQEVPYEKCGGQTVAVVTVWSLKC, from the exons ATGACCTTGAGTATCTTGACCGGAAAGCTGACGTTTGATTCTCTGCGTCCTCCAGACCTGACCTGCTGTACTAAAAG acAACTGCGGGATTACTTTGAAAATGGCTACGACTTGAACGAGTCTCTCTTCACAGCATTGCGAG AGGAGTCAACGTTCTACACATGTCCAGACCGTCTGAGGCTCCCCCTGATTTTCTACTTCGCCCACACAGCTTCTGTGTATGTCAACAAGCTAATGCTGGCTGGGCTTCTGAAG GAGAGAATTGACCTGGAGTTTGAGACCATGTTTGAAACGGGTGTGGACGAGATGTCCTGGGACGATACG GAGAATTACCGCATGGGAGGGAGTTACCAATGGCCATCTCTTGACAAGGTCGTAGAGTACAGACGGACAGTGAGAAATGTCATCCTTAAGATGATCCAGGACACACCATTAGAACTACCTATCACCATGGACAGCCCATTG TGGGCACTGCTGATGGGTATGGAACATGAGAGGATCCATATTGAAACATCTTCAGTCCTCATTCGCCAGCTTcctgtttccatggtaaccaagCCAAATGGTTGGGTTTATGGTCCTCTAAAGCATGGTAA AAAAGTGAAGACCAACCCGTTGATTACTGTTGATGCAAAGACTGTGACGTTTGGGAAACCAGAGAATTTCCCATCTTTTGGCTGGGACAATGAGTACGGAGAGATAACTTACAA TGTACCCAAGTTTGAGGCGAGCAAGTTTCCAGTGACTAACGGTCAGTTCTTGAAGTTTGTTCAAGATGGAGGCTACAACAACAGGGCCTACTGGACTGCAGAGGGATGGGAGTGGCGAACATTCCGCCAGGCACAACACCCAACCTTCTGGACATGTGATAAAG GCTGTAAGTCGAGTTGCGGATCAGCTCTTGCCTCTTACTCTCATTGCACACCAAGAATATCAAACGGGACCAGCAATGGCTACACAAACAAAGACACGGTGCCTTACAG ATACCGTGCCATGTTTGATGAGATAAACATGCCGTTGGACTGGCCAGTCGATGTGATCTACCATGAAGCACGTGCCTACTGTGCCTGGAAAGGGCCGGACTTCCGTCTGCCTACAGAGGCAGAATACCAGGCCATGAAAGGCCATGAG CTGCCGACGAGCTGTGGAGTCAAGTGTGATACAATCTTCCAGGAGAACTCTAGTGACAATAACAATCTGTTGTACGGATCGTCCACA CCGGTTAACATGAATGCCGCATCAGACCTGGGATTCCACGATCTCTACGGAAATGTCTGGGAGTGGACTGAGGACCATTTCAATGGCTTTAACGGGTTTAAGGCTCACTTCCTGTACGACGATTATTCCTCACCATGTTGTGACGGACGACATAACGTCATGCTG AACGGATCATGGATTTCCACTGGCAGCTATGGCTCCAAATTCACACGTTTATCATTCCGTCGACATTTCATGCAGCATTGTGGATTTCGTATGGCTCGATCTTTAACTAAAACAAAAGGGAAGATTGACATTCCAGTAGCCATTTTGGATATGGTTGACGATCAAG ACATTCCTGAAACCATTGACTCCACAAAGTATGCACTGAAGCGTAGTGGCACCACCAATATCCAGTTTAATTATGACAGTAAGGAGGCATTGGCTGGGATTCTGGAACAGGAGTTTGGTTACAGAGATGCTTTACCATGTGTGGTTGCTGATCTGTGTAGAAGCTACACTCGTACCTACAGGTGTGGCACCAAATCAGCGGCCTGGTTTGGGTCTGGCTCTGGCCGTGGACCTATGCTTCTCTCTAGCACATTCACCAAT ATACTCGCTGTAGACTACAGTGGAAAATTCATTGACGCAGCACTCCGTCTACAACGTGGGGAAGAAGTGCCCTTCACAGGACCAGATGGCCAGCCTACATCTGCCTCCGTCACTGGAGCATCCCAAAATGTCAACTTCAAACAG TTTACCTGGGTCCCTAACGAAACTGGCAAGCACAACCTGGTTGTAATGACATTCCTTGAGAGAACTCTCACTCCCAAAG cTTGGCTGGTAAGAATGTGGGAGATCATTGAAGACGCTGGGATAGTAGTCATCGTGTCAGAGGATGAGACCTGGGGCCGGGACGCACTTGCACCTCACCTGGAAAATAG acTGAAATGTGTTTGTGTCCAAGAAGTTCCCTATGAGAAATGTGGAGGACAAACTGTTGCCGTGGTCACTGTGTGGTCCCTGAAATGTTGA